In a single window of the Deltaproteobacteria bacterium genome:
- a CDS encoding ATP-grasp domain-containing protein yields the protein MRNIGITYDLRDDYLAAGYSKEETAEFDRVDTIDALEGSLLEHGYSVQRIGNIRALVEHLAAGERWDMVFNIAEGLHGFGREAQIPALLEAYRIPYTFSDSLVLSLTLHKGMTKDVVRALGIPTPDFFVLHTLDDLPLVQLPFPLFAKPVAEGTGKGINAASRISSPADLEMICRQLLEKFDQPVLVETYLPGREFTVGIVGTGPEAVVLGVVEVMLKDNAEQNAYSYVNKERYAELVEYRLVDDEAAGRAAEIALAAWRGLGCRDGGRVDLRADAEGQPCFIEVNPLAGLHPRHSDLPIICTLKGISYHQLIGFIMDSAWKRQGMLRGNAA from the coding sequence TTGAGGAACATCGGCATCACCTATGACCTGCGCGACGATTATCTGGCTGCTGGATACTCTAAAGAGGAAACCGCGGAATTTGATCGCGTGGATACGATTGATGCGCTGGAAGGATCTCTTTTGGAGCATGGTTACTCCGTGCAGCGCATCGGCAATATCAGAGCTCTCGTAGAACATCTGGCGGCCGGTGAACGCTGGGATATGGTCTTCAATATTGCTGAAGGTCTGCACGGCTTCGGCCGGGAGGCCCAGATACCGGCCTTGCTGGAGGCTTACCGCATCCCTTATACTTTTTCCGATTCCTTGGTGCTGAGTCTGACACTCCATAAAGGGATGACCAAGGACGTTGTCCGCGCCCTGGGCATTCCCACGCCTGATTTTTTCGTTTTGCATACCCTTGATGACCTTCCGCTGGTGCAGCTACCCTTCCCGCTCTTCGCCAAGCCCGTGGCGGAAGGAACAGGGAAGGGCATCAATGCCGCGTCCAGGATATCTTCGCCCGCAGACCTGGAGATGATTTGCCGGCAGTTGCTCGAAAAATTCGATCAGCCGGTCCTGGTGGAGACTTACCTGCCCGGACGGGAATTTACCGTGGGCATCGTGGGTACAGGCCCTGAGGCGGTGGTGCTGGGCGTGGTGGAGGTTATGCTCAAGGACAATGCCGAGCAAAACGCCTATTCCTACGTTAATAAGGAACGTTACGCAGAGCTCGTGGAGTACCGTCTTGTTGATGATGAGGCCGCCGGGCGGGCGGCGGAGATTGCCCTCGCGGCCTGGCGCGGGCTCGGCTGCCGTGATGGGGGCCGGGTAGACCTGCGTGCCGACGCTGAGGGACAGCCCTGCTTTATCGAAGTAAATCCATTAGCGGGCTTGCATCCCCGGCATTCTGATCTGCCCATTATTTGCACCCTGAAGGGCATCAGTTACCACCAGTTGATCGGGTTTATCATGGATTCGGCCTGGAAGCGCCAGGGTATGCTTAGGGGCAATGCTGCGTGA
- a CDS encoding D-alanine--D-alanine ligase — protein sequence MKVAVLHGKVMAGAAQDEQDVLVQVACVSQALAQLGYEPVPVALSLNMTEAADNLLAVKPAFVFNLVEAIEGRGNLIPCAPLLLDALQLPYTGAQAEAMFLSSGKITAKNIMRMAGIATPDCLSVDGPWPAALKMTRYIIKSEWEHASLGLDESAVFYPSDIEQLRSKILALRERLGGACFAEAFVDGRELNIALLARAAGVEVLPPAEIIFADYPPDKVRMLCYDAKWTPDSFEYEHTRRTFDFPPQDEPLLRQLSAISTHCWEVFKLRGYARVDFRIDEAGQPWVLEINANPCLSPDGGFVAAAARDGLDYNGLIGRIIQDIPQKEGA from the coding sequence GTGAAGGTCGCCGTTCTACATGGCAAGGTTATGGCCGGCGCCGCCCAGGACGAGCAGGATGTGCTGGTGCAAGTTGCCTGCGTTTCCCAGGCCCTGGCCCAATTGGGATATGAGCCTGTCCCGGTTGCCCTCTCCCTGAACATGACCGAGGCGGCCGATAATTTGCTGGCCGTAAAACCTGCTTTTGTCTTTAACCTAGTGGAGGCAATCGAAGGCCGGGGCAACTTGATCCCCTGTGCGCCTCTGCTCCTGGACGCCCTCCAGTTGCCCTATACGGGGGCCCAAGCCGAGGCCATGTTCTTGAGCTCGGGAAAAATCACGGCTAAAAACATCATGCGCATGGCCGGAATCGCCACACCGGACTGTTTATCTGTTGACGGCCCCTGGCCGGCCGCGCTGAAGATGACCCGGTACATCATTAAGTCAGAGTGGGAGCATGCCTCCCTGGGGCTCGATGAGAGCGCTGTATTCTATCCCTCTGACATCGAACAATTACGGAGTAAAATCCTGGCCTTGCGTGAGCGTCTCGGTGGCGCCTGCTTTGCAGAGGCCTTTGTAGACGGCAGAGAGCTGAATATTGCCCTGCTGGCCCGTGCAGCAGGCGTCGAGGTTTTGCCCCCGGCCGAAATAATCTTTGCCGATTATCCCCCCGACAAGGTGCGCATGCTTTGCTACGACGCCAAATGGACGCCTGATTCTTTTGAATACGAACACACCCGGCGCACGTTTGATTTCCCCCCGCAGGATGAACCATTGTTGAGACAACTATCCGCTATTTCCACTCACTGCTGGGAAGTATTTAAGCTGCGCGGTTATGCCCGCGTTGATTTTCGGATTGACGAGGCCGGCCAACCCTGGGTACTGGAGATAAACGCCAATCCCTGCCTGTCGCCCGACGGCGGTTTTGTGGCGGCCGCGGCGAGGGACGGCCTGGACTATAACGGACTGATCGGCAGGATCATCCAGGATATCCCGCAGAAAGAAGGGGCATGA
- a CDS encoding GNAT family N-acetyltransferase gives MKASGLTYREEVIAADQEAVRAIVKASGFFSDDEVAIAAELVEARLSEGEESGYYFLFAEQAGKVAGYTCFGPIPGSLHSYDLYWIAVANHLRQRGIGKDLLSRSEALIRKRGGSRIYIETSARPQYEKTVAFYLACGYRQEAFLEDFYAPGDSKIIFVKAL, from the coding sequence ATGAAGGCATCCGGTTTAACTTATCGCGAGGAAGTTATTGCCGCAGACCAGGAGGCCGTCCGCGCCATCGTCAAGGCCAGCGGCTTTTTTTCGGACGACGAGGTCGCCATTGCCGCCGAGTTAGTGGAAGCACGATTGTCAGAGGGCGAGGAGAGCGGCTACTATTTTCTCTTTGCCGAACAGGCGGGCAAAGTGGCCGGTTATACCTGTTTCGGACCCATACCGGGCAGCCTCCATAGCTATGATTTATACTGGATCGCCGTAGCCAACCATCTTCGCCAGCGCGGCATCGGAAAGGACCTCCTGTCACGGAGTGAAGCCCTGATCCGGAAGCGGGGCGGCAGCAGGATTTACATCGAGACCTCGGCCCGCCCGCAATATGAAAAGACGGTGGCCTTTTATCTCGCCTGCGGCTACCGTCAGGAGGCCTTTCTGGAAGATTTTTACGCCCCCGGCGATAGCAAGATTATCTTTGTGAAGGCCCTTTAA
- a CDS encoding DUF47 family protein, with amino-acid sequence MRFIPKEEKFFDLFEELAAKIEEGVKFFLAMVEKYEYSDEDIARLKQIEHEADSITHKTYEKMHKTFLTPLDREDIYALVNKMDSVIDMIEASAMRLNLYKVKRPSEAIILLARILDKAVQKIIIIVHGMRDMKNARMILDACVEVNTLENDGDVVLRTTIAELFEKEKDVFELIKWKEIYERLEEAIDVCEDVSNIAEGIVLKNG; translated from the coding sequence ATGCGTTTTATACCCAAAGAGGAGAAGTTTTTTGATCTTTTTGAGGAACTGGCCGCGAAGATCGAAGAAGGGGTAAAATTCTTTCTGGCCATGGTAGAGAAGTACGAATATTCCGATGAGGATATTGCCCGCCTGAAGCAGATAGAGCATGAGGCCGATAGTATCACCCATAAAACGTACGAGAAGATGCATAAAACCTTTCTCACCCCGTTGGATCGCGAGGATATTTACGCCCTGGTCAACAAGATGGACAGTGTAATAGATATGATCGAGGCATCCGCCATGCGGCTGAACCTTTATAAAGTCAAGCGTCCGTCGGAAGCGATTATCTTGCTGGCCCGGATACTCGACAAGGCCGTGCAAAAGATAATAATCATTGTCCATGGCATGCGAGACATGAAGAATGCGCGAATGATTCTGGATGCCTGCGTGGAAGTCAATACCCTGGAAAACGATGGCGATGTAGTTTTAAGAACGACTATTGCCGAATTGTTTGAAAAGGAAAAAGACGTCTTTGAGTTGATCAAGTGGAAGGAAATCTACGAAAGGCTCGAAGAAGCCATTGATGTCTGTGAAGATGTTTCCAACATTGCCGAGGGTATCGTTCTGAAAAATGGATAA
- a CDS encoding inorganic phosphate transporter: MDNSLLFVIFVVLVALSFDYINGFHDSANSISTIVSTRVLSPRYAVIWAAFFNFAAAFLVGTSVAETIGTGIIHPDMIEDHLILAALGGAIIWNLLTWYFGLPSSSSHALIGGLIGVGLVKGGTGALVFAGIAKTTIFIILSPAIGLVLGLLMMVAVLNLSRNSNVAKADKLFRKLQLLSAAMYSLGHGMNDAQKTMGIIAMILFSRGYLGPKFYIPFWIVLLCYVFIALGTMAGGWRIVKTMGTKITKLRPMGGFCAETAAAVALFGASYAGIPVSTTHTITGAIMGVGATHRLTAVRWGIVGAIIWAWVLTIPVCAMLAASLFLILESFF, encoded by the coding sequence ATGGATAACTCCCTGCTGTTCGTCATTTTTGTGGTTCTGGTGGCCTTATCCTTCGATTATATCAATGGCTTCCACGACTCGGCCAACTCCATTTCCACGATAGTTTCCACCCGGGTGCTGTCCCCCCGGTATGCCGTCATCTGGGCGGCTTTTTTTAATTTTGCGGCTGCCTTTCTCGTCGGCACCAGCGTGGCCGAGACCATCGGAACCGGCATCATCCATCCCGACATGATTGAAGATCATCTGATCCTGGCTGCCTTGGGCGGCGCGATTATCTGGAACCTGTTGACCTGGTACTTCGGATTGCCCAGTAGTTCGTCCCACGCCCTGATCGGGGGCCTCATCGGCGTCGGGCTGGTCAAAGGCGGCACGGGGGCCCTCGTTTTTGCCGGAATAGCCAAGACGACCATTTTTATTATTCTTTCCCCTGCGATAGGTCTTGTTCTGGGCCTGTTGATGATGGTTGCGGTTCTGAATCTCAGTCGTAATTCCAACGTTGCCAAAGCGGATAAACTGTTCCGCAAGCTGCAGTTATTATCGGCGGCGATGTACAGCCTCGGCCACGGCATGAACGACGCCCAGAAAACCATGGGTATCATCGCCATGATTCTCTTCAGCCGTGGTTACCTGGGACCCAAGTTCTATATACCTTTCTGGATTGTGCTGCTCTGCTATGTCTTTATTGCCCTGGGAACGATGGCCGGCGGCTGGCGGATTGTCAAAACCATGGGTACAAAAATCACCAAGCTCCGACCCATGGGGGGGTTCTGCGCCGAAACGGCGGCCGCTGTCGCCCTCTTCGGGGCATCATATGCCGGCATTCCCGTCAGCACGACCCACACCATTACCGGCGCCATCATGGGGGTCGGTGCTACCCATAGACTTACCGCCGTCCGCTGGGGAATAGTCGGCGCCATCATCTGGGCATGGGTGTTAACCATTCCCGTCTGCGCCATGCTTGCCGCTTCTCTTTTCCTGATCCTGGAAAGCTTCTTTTAA
- a CDS encoding response regulator transcription factor — protein sequence MESSGKKRILIIEDDSHIAEGIKLNLLLQGYEVDIAPDGVAGLQKWQTGQPHLIILDIMMPGMDGFSVLQSIRLQDERLPVLILSARGSLEDRVKGLTCGVDDYLAKPFNLEEFLLRVERLLARASWADNGDKNISTPPEYNFGSNRIDFSTATAYVRGSQIALTEQEVKLLKLFISHRGQPLSRKQILEIGWGYTGIVTTRTVDNFVVRLRKYFEADPQNPVYFKSLRSVGYMFDHPEPHI from the coding sequence ATGGAATCTTCAGGCAAAAAACGTATCCTCATCATTGAAGACGACAGCCATATTGCCGAGGGCATCAAGCTGAATCTCCTGCTGCAGGGGTATGAGGTGGATATCGCCCCGGACGGGGTCGCAGGCTTGCAGAAATGGCAGACCGGCCAGCCCCATTTGATTATCCTCGACATCATGATGCCCGGTATGGACGGCTTTTCTGTCTTGCAGAGCATCCGACTGCAGGATGAGCGGTTGCCGGTCCTTATTCTCTCGGCCCGCGGCAGCCTGGAAGACCGGGTCAAGGGCCTGACCTGCGGCGTGGACGACTATCTGGCCAAACCGTTCAATCTGGAAGAGTTCTTGCTGCGCGTGGAAAGACTCCTGGCCCGCGCCTCCTGGGCCGACAACGGGGACAAAAACATTTCGACACCCCCCGAATACAACTTCGGCAGCAACCGGATTGATTTCAGCACTGCCACGGCCTATGTCCGCGGCAGCCAGATCGCACTTACGGAACAGGAAGTGAAGCTTTTAAAGCTCTTCATTTCCCACCGGGGCCAGCCGCTCTCAAGAAAGCAGATCCTGGAAATAGGCTGGGGATACACGGGGATCGTCACCACCCGTACCGTGGACAACTTCGTCGTCCGGCTCCGCAAATATTTCGAAGCGGATCCGCAAAACCCAGTCTATTTCAAGAGCCTCCGCTCCGTCGGATACATGTTTGACCACCCGGAGCCTCATATCTGA
- a CDS encoding HAMP domain-containing sensor histidine kinase produces MVKRFPWFLHPVFIFIFSILALATSLFLYIYWYIRVSTGLQALVRRYNLDASQFLEAQTWVVILVLSILVAIILTGTLIIFIYSQKMVRLNWLQHEFINNFTHELKTPVTSLKLYLETFLKHELTREEQIKYIRYMLQDTERLAEHINRILNLAKIETKTYGGEFVTADLVQTVQQFQQHNIHLFRNCIIRIHDPGKAFLYPINQPLFEMLVMNILTNGIKYNDSEQPVIDIRFVRIKNKLHIRFEDNGIGIEKGDLKKIFRKFYQAAAGRPESLLPRGSGLGLYLVQNIARMHKGKVIAANRPEAGAVFTLILPAQRV; encoded by the coding sequence ATGGTCAAGCGATTTCCATGGTTTTTACACCCAGTTTTTATTTTTATTTTTTCCATCCTGGCGCTGGCGACTTCTCTCTTTCTTTATATCTACTGGTACATCAGAGTCAGCACGGGGCTGCAGGCCCTGGTGCGCCGTTACAATCTTGACGCCAGCCAGTTCCTGGAGGCCCAAACTTGGGTGGTCATTCTCGTCCTCTCGATCCTGGTCGCTATCATCCTGACCGGCACCCTCATCATCTTTATTTACAGCCAGAAGATGGTGCGTCTTAACTGGCTGCAGCACGAATTCATCAATAACTTCACGCATGAATTGAAAACTCCGGTCACTTCCCTGAAGCTCTATTTAGAAACGTTTTTAAAGCATGAACTGACGCGAGAAGAACAGATCAAATACATCCGTTATATGCTTCAGGATACGGAACGTCTGGCGGAACATATCAACCGGATCCTGAATCTAGCCAAGATCGAAACGAAGACCTACGGGGGGGAGTTTGTCACTGCCGACCTGGTGCAAACGGTGCAGCAATTCCAACAGCACAACATTCATCTCTTCAGGAATTGCATTATCCGGATACACGATCCTGGTAAGGCTTTCTTATACCCGATTAACCAACCCCTCTTTGAGATGCTCGTGATGAATATCCTCACTAATGGCATTAAATACAACGACAGTGAGCAGCCCGTTATTGATATTCGTTTTGTGCGGATAAAAAATAAACTGCACATCCGGTTTGAAGATAACGGCATCGGCATAGAAAAGGGGGACTTAAAAAAGATTTTTCGGAAATTTTACCAGGCCGCCGCCGGTCGGCCGGAAAGTTTGTTGCCCAGGGGCAGCGGGCTGGGTCTTTATCTGGTCCAGAATATCGCCCGGATGCACAAGGGAAAGGTCATCGCGGCCAATCGGCCGGAAGCGGGGGCGGTGTTTACCCTCATCCTGCCTGCTCAGCGGGTCTGA
- a CDS encoding cobalamin-dependent protein (Presence of a B(12) (cobalamin)-binding domain implies dependence on cobalamin itself, in one of its several forms, or in some unusual lineages, dependence on a cobalamin-like analog.), translating into MNSEVTISPRGKETRILLASVFGPYARDDEYGSRAINPMELYQNQVTREQGGFSLRMFHRTFGLLMIQANIDAPCTLLDFPSQERFIQEIREHEYDVIGIGAIIPNVGKVQRMCKLIRQYSPQTLIVIGGHIAGKDDIGQMIDADVIVKGDGIRWFRRFLGEAEDAAIRHPAVISGLGGRMMGINLNARPGGTAAILIPSVGCPVGCNFCSTSALFGGKGNFINFFETGDELFATMSRIADELKTNSFFVLDENFLLHKKRALRLLELMASHQKSWSLYVFSSARVLESYTIEQLVELGIGWVWMGLEGKQSSYQKLSGVDTHQLVQRMQAHGIRVLGSSIIGLDDHTPENIEAVIEHAVSHNTVFHQFMLYMPNPGTPLYETRRREGTLFPETEFPLADGHGQYRFSYRHNNIKNGDEERFLLAAFKRDFALNGPSLARLIDVLLRGWQRYKDHPDRRVRQRFAREVFPVRSTYAGAVWAMKKWYRGNDRLAGKMDALLQDIYATFGLVTRIAAPLIGRFAYWSLRKEEARLAKGLTYEPACAYEKNAAALTLENRHPGRVKIPVPQTTWDSGSPAPVLESST; encoded by the coding sequence ATGAATTCGGAGGTAACCATTTCCCCCCGGGGGAAAGAGACGCGTATTTTACTGGCGAGTGTTTTCGGGCCTTATGCCCGGGATGACGAATATGGCAGCCGTGCCATCAACCCCATGGAACTCTATCAGAATCAGGTCACCAGGGAGCAGGGCGGCTTTTCGTTGCGCATGTTTCATCGCACCTTTGGACTGCTAATGATCCAGGCCAACATTGACGCCCCCTGTACGCTGCTGGATTTTCCTTCCCAGGAACGTTTTATCCAAGAAATCAGAGAACATGAGTATGATGTCATCGGTATTGGCGCCATTATTCCCAATGTGGGGAAGGTGCAACGGATGTGCAAACTAATCCGGCAATACAGCCCGCAGACCCTGATTGTGATCGGAGGCCATATTGCCGGTAAGGACGACATCGGCCAGATGATTGACGCCGATGTCATTGTCAAGGGCGACGGCATCCGCTGGTTCCGCCGTTTCTTAGGAGAAGCGGAAGACGCTGCGATTCGCCATCCAGCGGTCATTTCCGGTTTGGGCGGCCGGATGATGGGCATTAATCTTAACGCGAGACCGGGCGGAACAGCGGCCATCCTCATCCCTTCCGTCGGCTGTCCGGTGGGCTGTAATTTCTGTTCCACCTCGGCCCTCTTCGGCGGCAAAGGCAATTTCATTAACTTTTTTGAAACGGGCGACGAGCTTTTTGCCACTATGTCCCGGATTGCCGACGAACTGAAAACCAACTCCTTTTTTGTTCTCGATGAAAATTTTCTGCTCCACAAAAAGCGGGCCCTGCGTCTCCTGGAATTGATGGCCAGCCATCAGAAAAGCTGGTCTCTATACGTTTTCAGTTCCGCGCGAGTTCTGGAATCATATACCATCGAGCAATTGGTAGAGCTGGGGATCGGCTGGGTCTGGATGGGGCTGGAAGGCAAGCAGAGCAGTTATCAGAAGCTCAGCGGGGTGGATACGCATCAGCTCGTGCAGCGTATGCAGGCGCACGGGATCCGGGTGCTCGGCTCCTCCATCATCGGCCTGGACGATCATACCCCGGAGAATATCGAGGCCGTTATCGAGCATGCCGTGAGCCACAACACGGTCTTTCACCAGTTCATGCTCTATATGCCGAACCCGGGGACGCCCCTCTACGAAACACGCCGCCGCGAGGGCACGCTTTTCCCGGAGACCGAATTTCCTCTGGCCGACGGACATGGTCAATATCGTTTCAGTTATCGCCACAATAATATCAAAAACGGAGATGAAGAACGCTTCCTCCTCGCCGCCTTTAAGCGGGATTTTGCGCTGAATGGTCCCAGTCTGGCCCGTCTGATTGACGTCCTGCTGCGGGGTTGGCAGCGGTATAAAGATCATCCGGATCGGCGGGTGCGGCAGCGTTTTGCACGGGAGGTCTTTCCCGTCCGTTCGACCTATGCGGGCGCCGTCTGGGCCATGAAAAAGTGGTATCGCGGCAATGACCGTCTGGCCGGCAAGATGGATGCACTGCTGCAGGATATCTATGCCACCTTTGGTTTGGTAACAAGAATAGCCGCTCCACTGATCGGGCGCTTTGCCTACTGGTCTTTGAGAAAAGAGGAGGCCCGTCTGGCTAAAGGTTTGACCTATGAGCCTGCTTGCGCCTATGAGAAGAATGCCGCCGCCCTGACGCTGGAAAATCGTCACCCCGGGCGCGTAAAAATACCCGTGCCGCAAACAACCTGGGATTCCGGAAGCCCGGCGCCGGTGCTGGAAAGCTCCACATGA
- a CDS encoding universal stress protein, which yields MIEYPKYKKVLFCTDFSENSDCAFDYAFGIAKRDEAVLYILHIISVNPHSSYVDNYMTRDYWDKLKVTIQEDIDKKYNDQYLNKIKDKTKVKFVSKSGREDEEILKFCREENMDIIVIGTHGRTGVDYLFIGSVAEKIVRRSPIPVFIIPCKNKA from the coding sequence ATGATTGAGTATCCAAAGTACAAAAAAGTGCTCTTCTGTACCGATTTTTCTGAAAATTCGGATTGTGCCTTTGATTATGCTTTCGGTATTGCCAAGAGAGATGAGGCTGTCCTCTATATCCTTCACATTATATCCGTCAATCCCCATTCGAGCTATGTAGACAATTACATGACCAGGGATTATTGGGACAAATTAAAGGTAACCATTCAGGAAGATATTGATAAAAAATATAACGATCAATATTTGAATAAGATCAAAGATAAGACTAAAGTCAAATTTGTTTCCAAATCCGGTCGAGAAGATGAGGAAATCCTTAAATTCTGTCGGGAGGAAAATATGGATATTATCGTAATAGGCACGCACGGGAGAACGGGAGTGGACTATCTCTTTATTGGAAGCGTAGCCGAAAAAATCGTCAGACGCAGTCCCATCCCGGTCTTTATCATCCCCTGCAAAAATAAAGCTTAA
- a CDS encoding DUF4301 family protein has translation MADNIMTDADLQQLKKIGISPDQVRTQVALLKSGLPPLRLNRPATRGDGIVVISEAEQAELVKLHDAAASRGRFMKFVPASGAASRMFINWQSAMVRGGFGKTTGAAEFAGNLPRFAFFPELQEAVALRGENMETLLQDGNMAQILRYILTPQGLNYTKLPKALIKFHAYDHGRHSRTALEEHLVEAALYAADNRKECSLHFTVSEEHLSVISPFLEEIRPGYEQQFGVTFHSELSCQSGASNTVALEGQELYRDGAGRLILRPGGHGALLSNLQALDGDIVFIKNIDNVAPDRLKPAIILHKKILGGYFIRLEEAIFRHLRNLTGGDIAEAQVLREALLFCRQKLQWNLPVAFTGSSLPQQREAIIQKLNRPLRVCGMVRNEGEPGGGPFWIDGEEGQSLQIVEAQQIDAGSKQQKAVWSAATHFNPVDLVCGLRNYRAQKFDLPRFSDPQTATLTQKTEGVRKITVLEHPGLWNGSMARWNTVFVEVPIATFNPVKIIADLLRPQHLPEG, from the coding sequence ATGGCAGACAATATCATGACCGACGCAGATTTGCAGCAGCTTAAAAAAATAGGCATATCCCCCGACCAGGTGCGCACCCAGGTTGCCCTGCTGAAAAGCGGGTTGCCGCCGCTCAGGCTGAACCGGCCCGCCACGCGCGGCGACGGGATCGTTGTCATTTCCGAGGCCGAGCAGGCGGAGTTGGTTAAGCTCCATGACGCCGCCGCCAGTCGCGGCAGGTTTATGAAATTCGTACCCGCTTCCGGGGCGGCCAGCCGCATGTTCATCAATTGGCAGAGCGCCATGGTCCGGGGCGGCTTTGGAAAAACAACCGGGGCGGCTGAATTTGCCGGCAATTTGCCCAGGTTTGCCTTCTTTCCGGAACTGCAGGAAGCAGTCGCGCTCCGGGGCGAAAACATGGAAACCCTGCTCCAAGACGGAAATATGGCGCAGATTCTGCGATATATCCTGACCCCGCAGGGGCTAAACTATACCAAGCTGCCAAAAGCACTGATTAAATTCCACGCCTATGATCACGGCCGCCACAGCCGCACGGCCCTTGAGGAGCACTTGGTCGAAGCGGCCCTGTACGCGGCCGACAACCGCAAGGAATGTAGCCTCCATTTCACCGTTTCCGAAGAGCATCTGTCCGTCATCTCCCCTTTCCTGGAAGAGATAAGGCCCGGCTACGAACAGCAATTCGGCGTGACATTCCATTCAGAACTTTCCTGTCAGTCCGGCGCCAGCAACACGGTTGCCCTCGAGGGGCAGGAACTTTACCGCGACGGCGCGGGACGTCTCATCCTGCGGCCCGGAGGACACGGGGCGCTGCTTTCGAACTTGCAGGCCCTCGACGGGGATATCGTTTTTATAAAAAACATTGACAATGTTGCGCCGGACCGGTTGAAGCCTGCCATAATATTACACAAGAAAATTCTGGGGGGATATTTTATCCGTTTGGAAGAAGCAATTTTTCGCCATCTGCGGAATCTGACGGGGGGAGATATTGCGGAGGCACAGGTCCTCCGGGAAGCGCTGCTTTTCTGTCGGCAGAAGCTCCAGTGGAACTTGCCCGTGGCGTTTACCGGGTCGTCGCTGCCGCAACAGCGTGAGGCGATTATCCAGAAACTAAACCGCCCACTGCGCGTCTGCGGCATGGTGAGAAACGAGGGGGAACCAGGCGGCGGGCCCTTCTGGATTGACGGCGAGGAGGGGCAGTCCCTGCAGATTGTCGAGGCTCAACAGATAGATGCGGGCAGCAAGCAACAAAAAGCCGTCTGGTCGGCGGCCACCCATTTTAATCCTGTTGATCTGGTTTGCGGTTTGCGGAATTATCGGGCGCAAAAATTTGATCTGCCCCGCTTTTCCGATCCACAGACGGCGACCTTGACCCAGAAAACGGAAGGAGTAAGAAAGATTACGGTGCTGGAGCATCCCGGCCTCTGGAACGGTTCGATGGCCCGCTGGAATACCGTTTTTGTAGAAGTGCCCATCGCCACCTTTAATCCGGTCAAGATCATCGCCGATCTGCTGCGCCCCCAGCACCTGCCGGAAGGCTGA